A window of Sus scrofa isolate TJ Tabasco breed Duroc chromosome 15, Sscrofa11.1, whole genome shotgun sequence genomic DNA:
CTCAAAGAAATTCCTATGTTGTTTGTACCTCATTGGGAATCTGCAAATTTCTCCAGCCCAGTTTTGGTTTCACATCTTGAATCTACTTGCCACCCCACATAATTTGGTGTCATTAGGATGTAGAAACATAAGCTCCACGTGCTTAAAGGACGTGAAGCAGCACTTTGGTGGGGACCATGGCCCGTGAAGCCCTAGTTAATGATCTGTCTCTGACCCTAGTAAGAAATTAGTTGAAAACAACTGCTGGAATACAAGGAACAACTTACAAGCTGAAGCATATTATTCCAGTTTCTAGATCCGAATATCACAGGGAATGTATTGAAAACAATTGCCAATAGTGTCAGAATGCATTGTACCTATGTTGGTCTCCTGTAGTCTgttagtgggttttttgtttgtttgtttgtttttctttttagggctgcacctgcggcatatggaagttcccaggcgaggggtcaaattggagctgtagctgcagacctacaccacagctcacggcaatgccccatccttgacccacttagtgaggccagggatggaaccagcatcctcttggatcctagttgggtttgttaaccgctgagccacgacggaagcCACTCCCTGCTAGTGTCTTCATCactgaaaaaataatgatttttctttactgaacaaggacatttttatttataaattaggaaTCAGCTAGATACTAACAAATTCAATTTTAGGAGCTATGTTGTGATTTATTGCACCTAACACAatctgtctgatttttttttaactgctttacTGAAATGAGTTTAAATGTTCCATATGATAATATAGTACagacaattgatttttttttaaatgcttgagAGTCAGACATGGCAATTTTGCTGTGAGCACTAGTCCTGAGCTGAGACAAACTGACTTCTGTAAGCAAGAACTTCTGGCCATGGATTAGCGAGGCTTTCACGGCAGTCAGGTTGACGTAAGACTCGTATAAGGAATTGGGCAGCAGCAGCGGATGGAGTCATTGACGCCCATCCACTGCTGGTAGTCGGGGTAGTCACCACGCCTCAGGAAGTACTGGTGGCCCTGGTAGTTGGGGTGCTCATGGAGCATCCAGCAGCTGCTGTCCACATGGATGGAGTTGCAGCAGCTGAGGTAGTAGGGCTGCAGGTTGGGGCAGTCGCTGCTGCACTCATAGGTCCTCGTAGAAGGTGATCTGCAGGTGGAAAACAGGAAGTCAGCTGGATGGTAGACCCCACCCCACATGCACAATAGACATTCCACAGGCATGGTAGGGCCCCTCAGTTGGCTCACCTTTCCCACGATTGTTGACAGCAGATGATCAGCGTCCAGTGTGATGGGACAAATGTGGCAGCTGGTATATATAACAGGACAGCTGCTGTGTTGGCAAGGACAGCACAAAGGGGACCTTGGGGTAGTGTGCGAGGGGATTTTTatgttcttctctctttttttcattttggatcaTGGGGCAGGGGGTCTCATTCTCTCTGGCCTTTTCGGGTTCTTCTCACTTGTTCCAGTGAAAGGAATTGAAGTCGCAGAGCCATTATGACCTTGGAGATAAAGGATGCACGTCTCAGCCTATGCAGCTCTCTAGAAATACATTATGCGCCCAGTGTTTTGTAAAGTTTGCCTATGGAAACTGCTAAGATGAAGTCAGTGGTTCTCTCTGGGGTGATTCGTGACAATCCTATGAGTTCCAAAAGAACTTGAAGTgctaaagcaacaacaacaaaaaatcctctAACTGAAAGACAATTACATTTCCTAAATTATCTCATCAGTATTATATGGTTttggtaaaaatattttgtgtatgtttaggtaagaaaaaaatatatacatatatataacagtgtatatatataagcCAAAATATCAATCATGGTTACCAACAAATGGCAAgagatagggttttttttttttcttcttcctcttcttttttagggccacatctgtgacatagggaagttcccaggcaggagttgaatcagagctgcagctgctggcctacaccacagccacagcagcactggatctgagtagcatctgtgacttccaaggaactccaagatataggtgttagttttatgttttcatctttaatttcctattatttaaatacatattacttttgtgacataaaaaataaattcaatttgtGTATTGAATTTTCAatttgtgtatctatatatatacacacatagaacTTTGAGTTGCTGGTGAAAAGCAACTCATTTTGAAATTAACCACATTTTGTCTTGACAGCAAACACTTCTCCTTGGGCTAAAAAGAGATCTCCTAAGACTCTATGAGATGCTCTAAGAGCAGGAAAATACATAGGAtcctcccattccctctccccacaaACCCATCCTCTaagcttgctttttgttttcaaaaccagCATCatgattgaaaaaattaatattgttaaaatggccatactacccaaagcaatctacaaatttaatgtgatccctatcaaattacccatgacatttttcacagaactagaacaaataatccaaaaatttatagggatccataagagacccagaattgccacagcaatctgagggaaaaaaacaaggcaggagtcataactctcccagacttcagacaaaactgcaaagctacagtaatcaaaacagtgtggtattggtacaaaaacagatatatggatcaatggaacagaataaagggcccagacacctacagtcaattaatctttggcaaaggaggcaagaatataaagttggaaaaagacagtctcttcagcaagtgctgctgggaaaattggacagctgcatgtaaatcaacaaaattagaatacacactcacaccatgcaaaaattctctgacatataTCATACAAATGTTTTGATAGGTCAGTCTCataagacaatagaaataaaaataaaaataaaccaatgggacctaatcaaacttaaaagcttttgcacagcaaaggaaaccataaacaaaatgaaagacaacctatagcatggaagaa
This region includes:
- the LOC100623645 gene encoding LOW QUALITY PROTEIN: gamma-crystallin A (The sequence of the model RefSeq protein was modified relative to this genomic sequence to represent the inferred CDS: substituted 2 bases at 2 genomic stop codons); the encoded protein is MPVECLLCMWGGVYHPADFLFSTCRSPSTRTYECSSDCPNLQPYYLSCCNSIHVDSSCWMLHEHPNYQGHQYFLRRGDYPDYQQWMGVNDSIRCCCPIPYTSLTIRLYYEXEDXGGLVSELTEDCSCVHNHFWLNEVHSFHVLKGWRVLYKMPNYLGRRYLLRPGGYRRYHDWRALDARVGPRFVLGCVFLVQIHIEMH